The following coding sequences are from one Solea solea chromosome 4, fSolSol10.1, whole genome shotgun sequence window:
- the heatr6 gene encoding HEAT repeat-containing protein 6, whose amino-acid sequence MAAENELSAPGLGSTGSTGVLGEAAPSGRAGTDGWLLGSQSDAEKHFSRCAAKLRALRSDSTCRHREELNRLFDELLSENYSKSVFPSIGIQAQDVCTLLKHGSNLVPLTQEHLVIKLCQLMHHLLNQLKVIMDEQTLDLLLKYTTSAMKTCSTWTHSDVLIALSTVVYGNGPQCYQHLSDLLAEDGVLMFYGDPAQPSMELRRVALTCMANICLRVPGQPPLDDQYRTVCFKVFLKTLQSPKPPSTDELFYCIVLQAALKGLQYCLSGGKWKYGEGEELGSVLATLKRLMFHGAPGVNVDWPAVLYPTPLPQYEGLAASKPAETPKPSEPPMDAAVLGKTSGNKKRKPRGRGKKKSTELSRRDGDDNDGEAVSAPQKGGVGEGEFLAKPSEPSFYPSWKRNNSDSEFSDPEGNAQSKLRFFLGRVRERALHSLLGVVKCVEKRTLYGYWSSFIPDAPVGGPPPLTLLTIVLKDSSPKVRACALQVLSAILDGSRQFLAAAEDTTSPRTSYTPFSLLLATAIRELHRALTLALLAETAPQTLVQVIKCLAFLVANAPYHRLRPGLLSSLCKQIRPFVRHRDVNVRVSVLTLYGSLLTTQAPLPEVQLILQQPDSGSSSGSFTPQDSALSWRQRHGETSPSQTPVHSERSSHTPSPRVPRTPGEKDNSSLWLLQVCVSLVTQPREDQSDSEGWGTGGGAVLEPPPVRLEALQVLSSLVRGYFSLTQACLCEIKQLSIRCLREPDPAMQLHGAMLLEVFGTGIIQQYKAENNVPESSRVPLGQVVQLWSEVLSGPLNAAMQSELHPKLQASVCDTLSAILPQAFTQLPEKTQLMCVTVLLGLTYSENYLVKMAAVRALGTYILFPCLREDVMFVADTANAILAALSDGSTNVRAKAAWSLGNLADVLIINMETLGVTFHEELSDMLLLKMLHAATRAAGDRDKVKANAVRVLGNLLHFLRESQLTRSAFQHPVEDAVRALVKTVLSESTMKVRWNACYALGNAFRNPALPLDSALWSSDVFSALCHVVTSCKNFKVRIKSAAALAVPAHRGCYGDTKRFSYVWRSLTTALQNSEDTNDFLEYRYSASLRHALSNALLHLLSISQAQDAIELAASLLSDEGTSIKVHLIKYLREEEDEEEGGGGGGEAESNTLNPQHRIKHLRLSLSRLKTLEAEGEEEGDKEAVVSFMEDLLKTCVM is encoded by the exons GATGTGTGTACTCTGCTGAAACATGGCAGTAATCTTGTGCCGCTGACTCAGGAACATTTAGTCATCAAACTCTGTCAGCTGATGCATCATCTGCTCAATCAGCTGAAG GTGATCATGGACGAGCAGACGCTGGATCTATTATTGAAGTATACCACAAGTGCGATGAAGACGTGCAGCACATGGACACACTCTGACGTTCTCATCGCTCTCTCCACAGTCGTGTATGGGAATGGCCCTCAGTGTTACCAG CACCTTAGTGATTTACTGGCTGAAGACGGAGTGCTGATGTTCTATGGTGACCCAGCTCAGCCAAGTATGGAATTACGCCGCGTTGCTCTCACCTGTATGGCCAACATCTGTCTCAG AGTTCCTGGTCAGCCTCCTCTGGATGATCAGTACAGAACTGTGTGTTTCAAAGTCTTCCTCAAAACACTGCAGTCGCCCAAACCTCCCAGCACCGACGAGCTCTTCTACTGCATA GTGCTCCAGGCAGCTCTGAAAGGACTTCAGTATTGTCTCTCAGGTGGGAAGTGGAAATATGGTGAAGGGGAGGAGCTTGGATCAGTTTTGGCAACACTTAAG AGACTTATGTTCCACGGAGCTCCAGGTGTGAATGTGGATTGGCCGGCTGTGCTTTACCcaactcctcttcctcagtATGAGGGTCTGGCTGCATCCAAACCTGCTGAGACACCAAAACCCTCTGAACCACCGATGGATGCTGCTGTGCTGGGCAAAACCTCCGGG AATAAAAAGAGGAAACCCAGAGGAAgggggaagaagaagagcacTGAGCTCAGCAGACGAGATGGAGACGACAATGACGGAGAGGCCGTGTCTGCACCTCAGAAAGGAGGCGTGGGAGAGGGCGAGTTTCTGGCTAAACCATCTGAGCCGTCGTTTTACCCGTCCTGGAAGAGAAACAATTCTGATTCCGAGTTTTCTGACCCTGAGGGTAACGCACAGAGCAAATTAAG ATTTTTTCTTGGTCGTGTGCGTGAGCGAGCTCTGCACTCGTTGCTCGGGGTGGTGAAATGTGTGGAGAAGCGTACGCTGTACGGGTACTGGTCTTCCTTCATCCCTGACGCTCCTGTCGGTGGACCGCCGCCTCTCACTCTGCTCACAATTGTACTGAAGGATTCGTCGCCAAAG gtacGTGCATGTGCACTTCAGGTGTTGTCGGCCATTTTGGATGGCTCTCGTCAGTTCCTGGCTGCGGCTGAAGATACGACGTCTCCTCGTACGTCTTACACGCCGTTCTCCCTCTTGCTGGCCACTGCCATCAGAGAACTGCACCGTGCTCTGACCCTGGCTTTGCTGGCTGAGACTGCTCCTCAGACACTCGTTCAGGTTATTAAG tgtctgGCGTTTCTGGTGGCTAACGCTCCATACCACCGCCTCAGACCCGGTCTGCTCAGCTCGCTCTGCAAACAGATCCGTCCCTTTGTGCGCCACAGag ACGTGAACGTGCGCGTGTCGGTCCTGACACTTTACGGGTCTCTGTTGACGACTCAGGCTCCGCTCCCTGAAGTGCAGCTCATCCTCCAGCAGCCGGACAGTGGCAGCAGCTCTGGCTCCTTCACACCGCAGGACTCCGCCCTTAGCTGGAGACAAAGGCATGGAGAGACTTCACCCTCTCAAACACCGGTGCACTCAGAGCGCAGCTCGCACACGCCCTCCCCACGGGTTCCTCGCACGCCGGGGGAGAAGGACAATTCATCgctgtggctgctgcaggtTTGTGTGTCACTGGTGACTCAGCCCAGAGAGGACCAATCGGACAGCGAGGGGTGGGGAACAGGAGGCGGGGCTGTGTTGGAGCCTCCCCCTGTACGGCTGGAGGCACTGCAG GTCTTGTCCAGTCTTGTGCGCGGCTACTTCTCTCTAACACAAGCGTGTTTGTGTGAGATCAAGCAGCTGAGCATACGCTGCCTCAGAGAGCCTGACCCAGCCATGCAGCTGCACGGAGCCATG TTACTGGAGGTGTTTGGGACGGGAATCATCCAGCAGTACAAAGCAGAGAACAACGTGCCCGAGAGCTCACGGGTGCCACTGGGACAA gtGGTTCAGTTGTGGTCAGAAGTACTGAGCGGTCCACTGAACGCAGCGATGCAGAGTGAACTACATCCCAAACTACAGGCCAGTGTGTGTGACACGCTGTCTGCCATCCTGCCTCAGGCCTTCACTCAGCTGCCC GAAAAGACGCAGCTGATGTGTGTGACCGTGCTGCTGGGTCTGACCTACAGTGAAAACTATCTGGTGAAGATGGCAGCGGTCAGAGCTCTGGGAACCTACATCCTGTTCCCCTGTCTCAGAGAG GATGTGATGTTCGTGGCAGACACCGCCAACGCCATCCTCGCCGCCCTCAGTGATGGAAGCACTAACGTCCGTGCCAAGGCGGCCTGGTCTTTAGGAAACCTGGCAGACGTACTTATCATCAATAT GGAAACTCTCGGTGTTACTTTTCACGAGGAGTTATCGgacatgctgctgctgaagatgtTACACGCAGCCACTCGAGCAGCGGGCGACAGAGACAAG GTGAAAGCGAATGCCGTGCGAGTTCTCGGGAACCTGCTCCATTTCCTGCGTGAGAGTCAGCTGACGCGCTCTGCTTTCCAACACCCGGTGGAAGACGCAGTCCGTGCTCTTGTAAAAACGGTCTTATCAGAGTCCACAATGAAGGTCCGGTGGAACGCCTGTTACGCCCTGGGAAATGCTTTCAGAAACCCCGCCCTGCCGCTCG ACTCCGCCCTGTGGTCCAGTGACGTGTTCTCTGCCCTCTGCCACGTTGTCACTTCCTGCAAAAACTTCAAGGTTCGAATCAAATCAGCTGCTGCCCTGGCGGTCCCCGCCCACCGGGGATGCTACGGGGACACAAAGCGATTCAGCTACGTGTGGCGTTCCCTCACCACGGCGCTCCAGAACAGCGAGGACACCAATGACTTCTTAGAGTACCGCTACAGTGCCAGCCTTCGACACGCACTCTCCAACGCTCTCCTGCACCTGCTCAGCATCAGCCAGGCTCAGGACGCCATCGAGCTTGCGGCGTCGCTGCTCAGCGACGAGGGGACGAGCATCAAAGTGCATTTGATAAAATAtctcagagaggaggaggatgaggaggagggaggaggaggaggaggagaggcagagagCAACACTTTAAACCCTCAGCACAGAATCAAGCACCTGAGACTGAGTCTGAGCAGACTGAAGACATTAGAGGCTGAGGGCGAAGAGGAGGGAGATAAAGAGGCAGTCGTCAGTTTTATGGAAGATTTACTGAAGACATGTgtaatgtga
- the ddx52 gene encoding probable ATP-dependent RNA helicase DDX52: protein MDAFDLFRKLGAGAKFDLKRFGSDAARFKIIRTHGGEASSDPLSSIDYFSTGAANGAQSRSSGLDEEEEGVGRVDEDEEGSDGDDSGAGVKRKGGHEESGARTKKKKKNPKGNQVDDAGGSGITWTSSLDRKIQNLPSHEKEKNSVKRLKHLHQQKVNRIRSQHRINVHGSDVPDPLCTFEELQSEYRLNPRVLQNLTDAGLTSPTPIQMQAVPLMMHNRELLACAPTGSGKTLAFCLPLLAHLQQPANLGFRAVIISPTRELASQTHRELLRLSEGVGFRVHIIDKASLAAKKYGPQSNRKYDVLVSTPNRLVFLLKQDPPALDLSSVEWLVVDESDKLFEDGKSGFREQLATVFLACSNPKVRRAFFSATCTADVDQWCRLNLDNLVSVNIGHRNTAVETVEQELLFVGTENGKLVAMRDIIKKGFLPPMLVFVQSKERARELFHELVYEGINVEVIHADRTQQQRDNVVSSFRSGKIWVLICTALLARGIDFKGVNVVLNYDFPTSAVEYIHRIGRTGRAGHQGKAVTFFTENDKPLLRSIANVIKQAGCPVPDYMVGFKKTHSKEKHRLEKRPPKRNTICTTPRFLMKKKEEKVPALKRQRQADGETESKQQGLKKRNKRPKEKGTEKQRKASLKTGAKLKKRGGKNKKTPAE, encoded by the exons ATGGACGCTTTCGACTTGTTTCGTAAACTCGGAGCCGGAGCTAAGTTTGACCTGAAGAGGTTTGGAAGCGACGCCGCTCGATTTAAG ATTATCAGGACTCACGGAGGGGAAGCGTCCTCAGATCCTCTCTCCTCAATCGATTACTTCAGTACAGGAGCGGCCAATGGAGCCCAGAGCAGGAGCAGTGGActggatgaggaagaggaaggagtaGGAAGAGTagacgaggatgaggagggaagtgatggtgatgattcTGGTGCAGGAGTCAAACGGAAGGGAGGACATGAAGAGAGTGGAGCgaggacaaagaagaaaaagaaaaaccccaaAGGAAACCAGGTGGACG ATGCGGGTGGAAGTGGAATCACCTGGACGTCCTCACTGGACAGAAAGATCCAGAACCTGCCGAGTCACGAGAAGGAGAAAAACTCTGTGAAGAGGCTGAAGCATCTTCATCAGCAGAAG GTGAATCGTATTCGCTCTCAACACCGCATCAACGTCCACGGCTCTGACGTTCCTGACCCGCTGTGTACATTTGAGGAGCTGCAGTCTGAGTATCGCCTCAACCCGCGCGTCCTTCAGAATCTCACAGACGCAGGATTGACTTCACCGACACCGATACAGATGCAGGCGGTACCGCTCATGATGCAC AACCGTGAGCTCCTGGCCTGCGCTCCCACTGGATCCGGAAAGACTTTGGCTTTCTGTCTCCCGCTGCTCGCTCACCTGCAGCAGCCGGCAAACCTGGGCTTCAGAGCCGTGATCATCTCCCCGACCAGGGAACTGGCCagccag ACGCACAGAGAGCTGCTGCGTCTGTCAGAGGGAGTCGGCTTCAGAGTTCACATCATCGACAAAGCTTCACTGGCAGCCAAGAAATATGGACCACAGTCAAACAGAAAATAtg ACGTCCTCGTCAGCACGCCCAACAGACTCGTCTTCCTCCTGAAGCAGGATCCTCCAGCTCTGGACCTCAGCAG TGTGGAGTGGCTGGTGGTCGATGAGTCTGATAAGCTGTTTGAAGACGGTAAGTCGGGTTTCAGGGAGCAGCTGGCGACCGTGTTTCTCGCCTGCTCCAACCCAAAGGTGCGCAGGGCTTTTTTCAGCGCCACCTGCACAGCAGACGTGGACCAGTGGTGCCGCCTGAACCTCGACAACCTGGTGTCGGTCAACATCGGACACAG AAATACAGCGGTGGAGACGGTggaacaggagctgctgtttgttgGTACAGAGAACGGCAAACTGGTGGCCATGAGGGACATCATTAAGAAG GGTTTTCTGCCTCCCATGCTGGTGTTTGTTCAGTCTAAAGAGCGCGCACGGGAGCTTTTCCATGAGCTGGTGTACGAAGGCATTAATGTAGAAGTGATCCACGCAGACCGCACACAGCAGCAG AGAGACAACGTCGTCAGCAGTTTCCGCTCGGGTAAGATTTGGGTGCTGATCTGCACGGCTCTGCTCGCCAGAGGAATCGACTTCAAAGGAGTCAACGTCGTACTCAACTACGACTTCCCCACCAGTGCTGTGGAATACATCCACCGGATCG GTCGCACAGGTAGAGCTGGACATCAGGGGAAAGCCGTTACCTTCTTCACAGAAAACGACAAACCACTGCTGCGCAG CATTGCAAATGTCATAAAACAAGCAGGCTGCCCTGTACCTGATTACATGGTCGGCTTCAAGAAGACACACAG taaAGAGAAACACAGACTTGAAAAGAGACCTCCCAAGAGAAACACCATTTGCACAACGCCTCGCTTcttgatgaagaagaaggaggaaaaagtACCGGCACTGAAAAGACAGAGGCAGGCAGACGGAGAAACAGAGTCAAAACAGCAAGGattgaagaaaagaaataaaaggccaaaagaaaagggaacagaaaaacagaggaagGCTTCACTGAAGACGGGAGCAAAGTTAAAAaa gagaggagggaagaacAAGAAGACACCGGCAGAGTAA
- the rpl23a gene encoding 60S ribosomal protein L23a, whose product MAPKAKKEAVPAKTEAKSKALKAKKAVLKGVHSQRKKKIRTSPTFRRPKTLRLRRQPKYPRKSAPRRNKLDHYAIIKFPLTTESAMKKIEDNNTLVFIVDVKANKHQIKHAVKKLYDIDVAKVNTLIRPDGEKKAYVRLAPDYDALDVANKIGII is encoded by the exons ATGGCACCGAAGGCGAAGAAGGAAG CGGTCCCTGCCAAGACTGAGGCCAAGTCTAAGGCCCTGAAGGCCAAAAAGGCTGTACTCAAAGGTGTACACagccagaggaagaagaaaatcagGACTTCTCCCACCTTCCGTCGCCCCAAAACCCTCCGTCTTCGTAGGCAGCCCAAGTATCCTCGCAAGAGTGCACCACGCAGGAACAA GCTGGATCACTATGCCATCATCAAGTTCCCCTTGACGACAGAGTCTGCAATGAAGAAAATTGAAGACAATAACACACTGGTGTTCATCGTTGATGTCAAAGCCAACAAACATCAGATCAAGCATGCCGTCAAGAAGCTGTACGACATTGACGTCGCCAAAGTCAACACACTCATCAG GCCCGATGGCGAGAAGAAAGCGTACGTTCGTCTGGCACCAGATTACGATGCGTTGGATGTTGCAAACAAG ATTGGCATCATCTAA
- the birc2 gene encoding baculoviral IAP repeat-containing protein 2, translating into METLVQLKNSPFLMELCRNGPPTDLQYDNSSELFRISTFARFPTSGVTERSLARAGWFYTGVGDRVQCFRCNVTADGWQAGDCPTERHRQLSPTCSFIQSLPSTANLLSSSHSAFSPLRIAPAIPLSGPGPAAPNTISQGEEPLGYMNMAFSAPPPSSPLSSRGVEDMSHQRPTCHNPSMRREQERLESFHSWTLSIITPAELAKAGFYYLGQGDRVACFSCGGQLSNWEPGDRAVSEHQRHYPNCRFVRGDRADNVSLAGAAGAATSQLSAGGPALSNVSNPAMQQNEERLLTFINWPSRIPVRPDQLAKAGFYYVGRNDDVKCFCCDGGLRCWECGDDPWVEHAKWFPRCEYLLQEKGQEFVHQIQARFPRLFEQLLTNGESREFVDPPVVHLGPGEERSEDAVMMNTPVIKSALEMGFERGLVKQTVQSKILTSGENYRTVQELVSDLLSAEDQKREEEREMLAEAMASDGFTFVKRHQAALIQRLKSVEPVLEHLREQNVLSAEEYSGLQAQTTAQQQTARLIELVLTKGNAAAEVFRNWIQKNDVHLLRDLMAQSNEATSPSQDLSDLPMEEQLRRLQEERTCKVCMDKEVNIVFIPCGHLVVCKECAPSLRKCPICRGLVKGTVRTFLS; encoded by the exons atggaaactCTTGTTCAGCTTAAAAACAGCCCGTTTTTAATGGAACTGTGTCGGAATGGGCCTCCGACAGACCTCCAGTACGACAACTCCTCAG AACTCTTCCGCATCTCTACTTTTGCCCGTTTCCCGACCTCCGGAGTCACAGAGCGAAGTCTGGCGCGGGCTGGTTGGTTCTACACCGGCGTGGGCGACCGTGTGCAGTGTTTCAGGTGCAATGTGACAGCAGACGGCTGGCAGGCCGGAGATTGTcctacagagagacacagacagctgTCTCCCACCTGCTCCTTCATTCAGAGCCTCCCATCAACAGCCAACCTGCTTTCTTCATCTCACTCTGCTTTTTCCCCACTCCGCATTGCTCCAGCCATACCA CTGTCTGGTCCAGGCCCAGCTGCTCCTAACACGATAAGCCAAGGTGAAGAGCCACTGGGATACATGAACATGGCTTTTTCTGCTCCGCCACCCTCCAGCCCACTCAGCTCCCGTGGAGTAGAGGACATGTCGCACCAGAGGCCAACGTGTCACAACCCGAGTATGCGCAGAGAGCAGGAGCGCCTGGAGTCCTTCCACTCATGGACTCTGTCCATCATCACCCCTGCAGAGCTCGCCAAGGCGGGCTTCTACTATTTAGGCCAAGGTGACCGCGTGGCCTGCTTTAGCTGCGGAGGACAG TTGAGTAACTGGGAGCCAGGTGACAGAGCTGTGTCCGAACACCAGAGACATTATCCAAACTGTCGCTTTGTCCGCGGGGACAGAGCTGACAATGTGTCACTGGCCGGGGCGGCAGGAGCAGCGACGTCCCAACTGTCAGCAGGAGGTCCGGCTCTCAGTAACGTCTCCAACCCTGCCATGCAGCAGAACGAAGAGCGACTGCTCACCTTTATTAACTGGCCTTCTCGCATACCTGTCCGGCCTGATCAGCTGGCTAAAGCTGGCTTCTACTATGTAG GTCGTAACGATGACGTCAagtgtttctgctgtgatgGAGGTCTGCGGTGCTGGGAGTGTGGAGATGATCCTTGGGTAGAACATGCCAAGTGGTTTCCTCG GTGTGAGTATTTGCTCCAGGAGAAAGGACAAGAGTTTGTTCACCAGATCCAAGCTCGCTTCCCTCGGCTGTTTGAGCAG CTTTTAACAAATGGAGAAAGCAGAGAGTTTGTGGATCCTCCAG TGGTTCACCTTGGTCCAGGAGAGGAGCGATCTGAAGACGCTGTCATGATGAACACTCCTGTGATTAAGTCTGCTTTAGAAATGGGCTTTGAGAGAGGTCTCGTCAAACAAACGGTCCAGAGCAAGATTCTGACCAGTGGAGAGAACTACAGAACAGTCCAGGAGCTGGTGTCAGACCTGCTGAGTGCCGAGGACcaaaaaagggaggaggagcGAGAGATGCTGGCAGAGGCAATGGCATCAG ATGGTTTCACGTTTGTGAAGAGACACCAGGCGGCGCTGATCCAGCGTCTGAAGAGTGTCGAGCCAGTGTTGGAGCATTTGAGAGAGcaaaatgttttat CGGCTGAGGAGTACAGCGGTCTTCAGGCACAGACCACGGCACAGCAGCAAACTGCCAGGTTGATAGAGCTTGTCCTCACAAAGGGAAACGCTGCGGCTGAGGTTTTTCGCAACTGGATCCAGAAAAACGACGTCCACCTGCTCAGAGATCTCATGG CTCAGTCAAATGAAGCAACTTCTCCAAGCCAAGATTTATCAG ATCTTCCAATGGAGGAGCAGCTGCGGCGCTTACAGGAGGAGCGTACCTGTAAGGTGTGTATGGACAAAGAAGTCAACATCGTCTTCATCCCGTGTGGCCATCTGGTGGTGTGCAAAGAGTGTGCACCGTCACTGAGAAAGTGCCCGATCTGCAGAGGTTTGGTTAAAGGCACAGTCCGAACCTTCCTCTCATAA